Proteins encoded in a region of the Melospiza georgiana isolate bMelGeo1 chromosome 2, bMelGeo1.pri, whole genome shotgun sequence genome:
- the THAP12 gene encoding 52 kDa repressor of the inhibitor of the protein kinase: protein MPNFCAAPNCTRKSTQSDLAFFRFPRDPARCQRWVENCRRADLEDKTPDQLNKHYRLCAKHFETSMICRSSPYRTVLRDNAVPTIFDLTSHLNNPHSRHRKRIKELSEDEIRTLKQQKIDDAFERKQATQESNENNEQNTVSEEGGEEQEEKSVPLTLEERENKDYLKSLFEILILMGKQNIPLDGHNADELPEGIFTSDNFQALLEYRINGGDDVLRKRFEMTAVNLEYCSKTQQKQMLEICENCIREETLREVRDSHFFSIVTDEVVDIAGEEHLPVLVRFVDESHNLREEFIGFLPYEADPEILAVKFHATITEKWGLNMEYCRGQAYIVSSGFASKMKVVATRLLEKYPQAVYTLCSSCALNVWLAKSVPVVGVSIALGTIEEVCCLFNQSPQLLVELDNTISALFQDNNEKGNELKKICRSQWTGRHDTFEVLVDLLQALVLCLDAVSSDFSVRWNNFIVGRAFVLSSALTDFDFIVTIVIMKNVLSFTRAFGKNLQGQTSDVFFAAGSLTAVLHSLNEVMENIEVYHEFWFEEATNLATKLDVQIKLPGKFLRAQQGNFDPDMTSENYYKEILSVPTVEHIIQELKDIFSEQHLKALKCLSLVPSVMGQLKFNTSEEHHADMFKNDLPNPDTLSAELHCWRIKWKHRGKDIELPATIYEALHLPDIKFFPNVYALLKVLCLLPVMKVENEKYGLGRKRLKAYLKNTLTGQRSSNLALLNINIDIKHDLDLMVDTYIKLYPEKVEFQDCIPSNNSEVTDNA, encoded by the exons ATGTCAGAGATGGGTAGAGAACTGTCGAAGGGCAGATTTAGAAGATAAAACTCCAGATCAACTCAACAAGCATTACAGATTGTGTGCTAAACATTTTGAGACTTCTATGATATGCAGAAGT AGCCCATACAGAACGGTTTTACGGGATAACGCTGTGCCAACTATATTTGATCTTACAAGTCACCTGAACAATCCTCACAGCAGACATAGGAAAAGGATAAAAGAGCTG agtGAAGATGAAATAAGAACATTGAAGCAACAAAAGA TTGACGATGCTTTTGAACGGAAGCAGGCAACTCAAGAGTCAAATGAAAACAATGAGCAAAACACTGTCTcagaggaaggaggggaagaacaagaggaaaaatccgTCCCCTTAACActggaagaaagagaaaacaaagattaCCTTAAATCattatttgaaattttgatCTTAATGGGTAAACAAAATATTCCATTGGATGGCCATAATGCTGATGAACTTCCAGAAGGCATTTTTACTTCAGATAACTTTCAGGCTCTACTGGAATACAGAATAAATGGTGGCGATGACGTTCTGAGAAAACGATTTGAGATGACTGCAGTCAACCTCGAGTATTGTTCAAAAACTCAGCAGAAACAAATGCTTGAGATCTGTGAAAATTGTATTAGAGAGGAGACACTGAGGGAAGTAAGAGACTCACACTTCTTTTCTATTGTCACCGATGAAGTCGTGGACATAGCAGGAGAGGAACATCTGCCGGTGCTGGTGAGATTCGTTGATGAGTCTCACAATCTCAGAGAAGAATTCATAGGGTTTTTACCTTATGAGGCTGATCCTGAAATTTTAGCTGTTAAGTTCCATGCAACTATTACTGAAAAGTGGGGTCTAAACATGGAGTACTGTCGGGGTCAAGCCTACATTGTCTCCAGTGGATTTGCTTCTAAAATGAAAGTTGTGGCTACAAGACTCTTGGAAAAGTATCCGCAAGCTGTGTATACGCTATGTTCCTCATGTGCCTTAAATGTTTGGCTGGCAAAATCTGTTCCTGTTGTTGGTGTTTCCATTGCATTAGGAACAATTGAAGAAGTTTGCTGTCTTTTTAATCAGTCTCCACAATTACTAGTAGAACTGGACAACacaatttctgctctttttcagGACAATAATGAAAAAGGTAATGAGTTGAAGAAGATCTGTCGTTCTCAGTGGACAGGCAGGCATGATACTTTTGAGGTATTAGTGGACCTCCTGCAAGCACTGGTGCTGTGCTTGGATGCAGTGAGCAGTGACTTTTCTGTCAGGTGGAACAACTTCATTGTCGGTCGAGCTTTTGTACTTTCAAGTGCACTAACAGATTTTGATTTCATTGTCACTATTGTAATTATGAAAAATGTTCTGTCTTTTACAAGAGCATTTGGAAAAAATCTCCAGGGACAAACATCAGATGTGTTCTTTGCAGCTGGCAGCTTAACAGCAGTATTGCACTCTCTGAATGAAGTGATGGAGAATATTGAAGTTTACCATGAATTTTGGTTTGAGGAAGCCACAAACTTGGCTACAAAACTGGATGTACAAATTAAACTCCCAGGAAAATTtctcagggcacagcaggggaaCTTTGACCCTGATATGACATCAGAAAATTACTACAAAGAAATCCTAAGTGTCCCAACAGTAGAGCATATTATTCAAGAACTAAAAGATATTTTCTCAGAACAACATTTAAAAGCTCTGAAATGTTTATCATTAGTGCCCTCAGTCATGGGACAGCTCAAATTCAACACGTCTGAGGAGCATCACGCTGACATGTTCAAAAATGACTTGCCCAATCCAGACACACTTTCTGCTGAGCTTCACTGTTGGAGAATCAAGTGgaagcacagaggaaaagatATTGAACTTCCAGCTACTATTTATGAAGCACTTCACTTGCCCGACATAAAGTTTTTCCCTAATGTTTATGCATTGCTTAAAGTCTTGTGCTTACTTCCAGTGATGAAGGTGGAGAATGAGAAATACGGACTAGGACGAAAGCGCCTAAAGGCATACCTGAAAAACACCTTGACAGGGCAAAGGTCAAGCAACCTTGCTTTGCTCAACATAAACATTGACATAAAACATGACTTAGATTTGATGGTGGACACTTACATTAAACTCTATCCAGAAAAAGTGGAATTTCAAGACTGTATTCCTTCAAACAATTCTGAAGTAACAGATAATGCCTAA